Sequence from the Streptosporangium brasiliense genome:
GGGACTACGCCGACACCGCGATCGACGAGGTACGGCGGGCACGGGCCACCCTCGGCGGGGCGGACCTCCCGGTCGAGACGGTGTTCTTCGGCGGCGGCACCCCGACCCTGCTGCCCGCCGGAGACCTGGTCCGGATCCTGGCGGCGATCGAGGAGGAGTTCGGGCTGGCCCCCGGCGCCGAGGTGACCACCGAGGCCAACCCCGAGTCCGTGGACCGGGCCTACCTGGCCGAGCTGCGCGGCGGCGGGTTCACCCGGATGAGCTTCGGCATGCAGAGCGCCCGCGAGCACGTGCTGGAGGTGCTGGAGCGCCGGCACACCCCCGGCCGGCCGGCGCAGGCCGTACGGGAGGCCAGGGAGGCCGGGTTCGACCACGTGAACCTGGACCTGATCTACAGCACGCCGGGGGAGAGCGACGACGACTGGCGGGCCTCGCTGGCCGCGGCGATCGAGGCCGGGCCCGACCACGTGTCCGCCTACTCGCTGATCGTCGAGGACGGCACCAGGCTGGCGGCCAGGATCCGGCGCGGCGAGCTGCCCATGCCCGACGACGACGTGGCCGCCGACCGCTATCTCATCGCCGACGCCATGCTCGCCGAGGCCGGCTTCGAGTGGTACGAGGTGTCCAACTGGGCGACCTCGGAGGCCGGACGCTGCCGGCACAACCTGCTCTACTGGACCGGCGGCGACTGGTGGGGCGTCGGCCCCGGCGCGC
This genomic interval carries:
- the hemW gene encoding radical SAM family heme chaperone HemW, yielding MPSTLPDGDPVPASGRLPDSALHGLGGRPFGFYVHVPFCVTRCGYCDFNTYTAAELGPGASHRDYADTAIDEVRRARATLGGADLPVETVFFGGGTPTLLPAGDLVRILAAIEEEFGLAPGAEVTTEANPESVDRAYLAELRGGGFTRMSFGMQSAREHVLEVLERRHTPGRPAQAVREAREAGFDHVNLDLIYSTPGESDDDWRASLAAAIEAGPDHVSAYSLIVEDGTRLAARIRRGELPMPDDDVAADRYLIADAMLAEAGFEWYEVSNWATSEAGRCRHNLLYWTGGDWWGVGPGAHSHVGGTRWWNVKHPAAYARRLASGVSPAHAREVLTSEDRAVERLMLELRLAQGFPLKEIQRPPVVARALADGLLEMEPFKAGRAVLTLRGRLLADALVRDLT